A genome region from Antarctobacter heliothermus includes the following:
- a CDS encoding type II toxin-antitoxin system RelE/ParE family toxin, with amino-acid sequence MSRSFRLTRRAEASLTEIARWTIETFGLRQAELYEAELLNRCESILNGQAYSRSCAALVDDVEDLRFIRAGEHFLVFLDQSDEIIIVDILHSRSDLSRHVASLSAVMSEDT; translated from the coding sequence ATGAGCCGATCCTTCCGGCTGACCCGTCGTGCGGAGGCCAGCCTCACTGAAATCGCCAGATGGACGATCGAAACTTTCGGGCTGCGCCAAGCAGAGCTTTACGAGGCCGAATTGCTCAACCGCTGTGAAAGTATCCTGAATGGCCAAGCCTATAGTCGGAGTTGCGCAGCTCTCGTTGATGATGTCGAAGACCTGCGGTTCATAAGGGCTGGGGAGCATTTCCTGGTTTTTCTGGATCAATCGGACGAGATCATCATCGTGGATATCCTCCATTCCCGCAGCGATCTCTCTCGCCATGTTGCCTCACTTTCGGCCGTGATGTCCGAAGACACCTGA
- a CDS encoding type II toxin-antitoxin system ParD family antitoxin — MVTRNVVLTETQDRLVQALVASGRYQNVSEAMRAGLRLLEQEEAQITSIRQGLLEGLAGDLAEGSGKDAVRRAFATARARS, encoded by the coding sequence ATGGTGACACGCAACGTTGTCCTGACCGAAACCCAAGACCGTCTGGTGCAAGCACTGGTAGCGTCCGGGCGCTACCAGAATGTGAGTGAAGCCATGCGCGCTGGCCTGAGGCTGCTCGAGCAGGAAGAGGCGCAGATCACGAGCATCCGCCAAGGGCTTCTCGAAGGTCTGGCGGGGGATCTTGCTGAGGGCAGCGGCAAAGATGCGGTTCGTAGGGCCTTTGCGACTGCGCGCGCGCGTTCATGA
- the repC gene encoding plasmid replication protein RepC: MKHTGWRKPTPGLGVAEQLAQAGERVAVPKTRAFVALKRVGAHIGLKAGDMMLLDTLGAFTQAQDWEEGQRPIVWASNAYLMGQTGFSLSALKRHARRLAEIGVISFQDSPNGKRWGRRDTEGRIVEAYGFDLSPLSARVEEFEELHTELQAERELCQRLKRQITVARRMIRARIEAALSSALRGPWRQFTGFFEELLDRLPRRHDGSEQLERLLLWFKELQERVEAAYLKATVATEPVENTDDKDVQAMKKSQEMNPREVISEPHILTTNQLNPVSSNSSEKEEAAGVVPKGPAEERVDRELEDWVTEVRKKRTALDLPTIMQACPEFASWARNMGGFLKDWGDLHRVAGQLRPMIGISEHAWNVAQDRMGTQVATAAFALVFEKHSAGEVSSPGGYLRGMVEKAGAGELHLERSFYGRLSGQAA; encoded by the coding sequence ATGAAACATACAGGTTGGCGCAAGCCAACACCGGGTCTTGGGGTTGCTGAGCAACTTGCCCAAGCCGGTGAACGGGTAGCAGTACCCAAAACACGAGCATTTGTCGCGCTCAAGCGCGTGGGGGCACATATCGGCTTGAAGGCCGGCGACATGATGCTCCTCGACACGCTCGGGGCGTTTACCCAGGCCCAGGACTGGGAAGAGGGGCAGCGTCCGATCGTCTGGGCGTCGAACGCTTATCTGATGGGGCAGACGGGGTTCTCGCTCTCCGCGCTCAAGCGCCACGCGCGGCGTCTTGCTGAGATCGGCGTGATCTCCTTCCAGGATAGTCCCAATGGCAAGCGGTGGGGCCGCAGGGACACCGAGGGCCGCATCGTCGAGGCTTATGGCTTCGACCTGTCGCCGCTTTCAGCCCGTGTTGAGGAGTTCGAGGAGCTTCATACCGAGTTGCAGGCCGAGCGCGAGCTCTGCCAGCGCCTGAAGCGCCAGATCACTGTGGCGCGCCGGATGATCCGTGCGCGGATCGAGGCAGCTCTCAGCAGCGCTCTGCGTGGGCCCTGGAGGCAATTCACGGGGTTCTTTGAGGAGCTTCTGGACCGGCTTCCACGTCGCCATGACGGCTCTGAGCAGTTGGAACGACTACTGTTGTGGTTCAAGGAGCTTCAGGAACGGGTCGAGGCGGCTTATCTCAAGGCGACTGTTGCGACAGAACCTGTGGAAAACACTGATGACAAAGACGTCCAAGCCATGAAGAAGTCTCAAGAAATGAACCCCAGGGAGGTCATTTCTGAACCTCATATACTAACTACAAATCAACTTAATCCTGTATCTAGTAATTCCTCTGAAAAAGAGGAAGCGGCGGGTGTGGTGCCCAAAGGTCCAGCCGAAGAGCGGGTTGACAGGGAGCTGGAAGACTGGGTGACCGAGGTGCGCAAGAAACGGACGGCGCTTGACCTGCCGACAATCATGCAGGCCTGTCCGGAGTTCGCATCCTGGGCGCGCAATATGGGCGGGTTCCTAAAGGATTGGGGCGATCTGCACCGGGTTGCCGGTCAACTCAGGCCGATGATCGGGATCTCGGAACATGCCTGGAACGTGGCGCAGGACCGAATGGGCACCCAGGTGGCCACGGCCGCGTTTGCGCTTGTCTTCGAAAAGCACAGCGCGGGAGAGGTGTCCTCGCCGGGTGGATACCTGCGCGGCATGGTCGAAAAAGCCGGGGCAGGGGAGCTGCATCTCGAGCGCAGCTTCTATGGTAGGCTCAGTGGGCAGGCGGCATGA
- a CDS encoding ParB N-terminal domain-containing protein has protein sequence MKRSIPRSLVSKATNPEASMERTPGPEGRAEPSDAVSTPFKGAGSAWKSGALAQSQAAVERSRAELCSDILKGRHEISLSPDQISDPMGTDRRQDWMSQEAFRSLVSSIASNGQDTPILVWPKDPDWQPDPLEPSNVSGVPFVMLTGRRRLAAASELGLPLRAILASPVARDAENSKFEMLFLRFRENEERENLSPFERLVSIGEMYETFASGEAKLTAVAFAKKIGVHESLVSRARSVFAAQDEILNAFKNVYDMSFRDLQAALASLERVSKPKPKPKAKPRKLTVKRKVGNRNLSATSIGGNLSIKVAGMPIDQERLEKLGDLVADYLSAEGSEKDTD, from the coding sequence ATGAAACGCAGTATTCCTAGGTCGTTGGTCAGCAAGGCTACCAACCCTGAAGCATCCATGGAGCGCACGCCGGGTCCCGAAGGCCGGGCAGAACCGAGTGATGCTGTCTCCACTCCTTTCAAGGGGGCCGGCAGCGCTTGGAAATCAGGGGCGCTTGCACAGTCGCAAGCCGCAGTGGAGCGAAGCAGAGCCGAGCTTTGTTCGGATATCCTAAAAGGCCGCCACGAGATAAGTCTGTCGCCAGACCAGATCTCAGATCCGATGGGGACTGACCGCCGTCAAGACTGGATGTCTCAGGAAGCATTCAGGTCTCTGGTAAGCAGCATTGCGTCGAATGGGCAGGACACCCCCATTCTGGTGTGGCCCAAGGATCCGGATTGGCAGCCGGATCCGTTGGAGCCGTCGAACGTCTCTGGCGTTCCATTTGTGATGCTTACAGGACGCCGCCGACTGGCTGCCGCGTCGGAGCTGGGTTTACCTCTTCGTGCAATCCTAGCTTCGCCTGTCGCGCGAGACGCCGAGAACAGCAAGTTTGAGATGTTGTTTCTGCGGTTCCGCGAGAATGAGGAGCGCGAGAATCTTAGCCCATTTGAGCGGCTGGTTTCGATTGGTGAAATGTATGAAACCTTTGCTTCTGGCGAAGCAAAGCTGACAGCTGTGGCCTTCGCAAAGAAAATTGGCGTGCATGAGAGCTTAGTCTCGCGGGCAAGGTCTGTGTTCGCCGCGCAGGATGAAATCTTGAACGCGTTCAAGAATGTCTACGACATGAGTTTTCGCGACTTGCAAGCAGCCTTAGCGAGCTTGGAAAGGGTGAGCAAACCTAAGCCCAAACCAAAGGCAAAGCCCCGTAAGCTCACGGTCAAACGCAAGGTGGGCAACCGCAATCTTTCGGCGACTTCAATCGGTGGCAACTTATCCATCAAGGTTGCAGGTATGCCGATTGACCAAGAGCGTCTTGAGAAGCTCGGAGATCTAGTCGCCGACTACTTGAGCGCCGAAGGCTCGGAAAAGGACACCGACTGA